A genomic window from Luteolibacter sp. LG18 includes:
- a CDS encoding glycoside hydrolase family 98 domain-containing protein, producing the protein MKNLSSGKQLLRCLIAPLVVLALLLASVRTDAAPLRRPISPNQPMWLVHIDTWNYPDPQKIIALIPPDIRPYVVMNISLSISHNETTGQFQVAEYGYEVAKSWLRACAEQRMWVMVQPSSGGFSQFSDFDLSVYEEFYRDYPNMIGFNYAEQFWGYDSQTDPLSAKWSDRINHFANLLALSNRYGGYLVVSWCGNQWSPSINPIAMLKRIPAFAAACRDYTENYILCEKYTQQSYQSDMESICLGSWLSGYTGQYGMRYDDTGWTDVSGSHENFTMATQGAPFLEHVMLTGQTVFDGPELIWTQCFRELSAAATTDGYTMRRWGTYPQFDNVSIDLFRKVVDGTVRIPGRREVIDRTKVVIINNVNTGGTDTIYSSPDTLFEGLYRMDGDGNLLNNKSFFKKTGRYPTVPTVYQLDDADANAFQIKVNRSAYATRWPAVSNKVNEFNSLFPQQATGDLYAGRHENGWVIYNPYKTGQTASGSIPFQYNTCDRMALTCSQYTAGVVKEFADKVTFYLSNYDNVIDTGLKTDTIAIHGATAEPTFTWADRGSHLTSVVTKAWSGGVFTLTVQHNGPLDITVNCAGTATGKLVQFTPAALLPPVPPRAFAGPRQYEAECFDYKGIAGTTNGGQNGSIRNYRGQGYLNIGTSATAAIRDTVSVLSSGTYRLETRYSVVGADIGTVDLYVNGTKVATPAFTQTPTLSDWAIHKQNILLNAGSNIVEFRATTTRPSPLYFDGITVMPTTYGNGLVIQENEAGFGGVDGTIESSRPGYTGAGFANTQNAAGAGIDWWLDFSAADTASLTFRHSGAEQRVADLYINGLKVVSSIQFPATGSQSAWDLVTVHAPVTAGLSRIRLQAVSTSGLPEIDFLGVGGDQAAGEIAPLADTYARGGSSAGMNFGTATQLVAKYDAADANFSRVSYMKFDVSGLANVESAKLKLVPFQVDGATNLNYERITDDSWGETPMTWNNRPTAAGTLAATVGGYTVGQPIAVDLTNVVKSEAAGDGIISLRISNEGWNFVGFHSRESTTAAYRPVLAYTAVPTVSPGAVKMAHLLLDDGTGLTAADSTGNGWNGALVNGPAWVSGSNARINGALALGGGSHVVLPSGITGGVTDFTVSFWVKPGTLSNGARVFDFNDGSTLNRMDFTPHTATGTMRFALTVNGTTQTMEATSAPHFTVGVWTHVTVTLRENSGKIYINGSEVAANPAMTIRPSQLGVTPNNFIGKSIASTDPAFSGTVDDFRIYKGALNASDVGKLAWPPVAPNLAATASNAKVTLSWNAASGASGYIVQRATSSSGPFVVVGSLTGTSFIDTAVVNGTSYHYFVTAGNGISDGSASAIVSTTPKAYQETGGVVSMEAENGKLGNRWRTTANASASNSAYLEVIPTYNNIGTAPDGETGEFVASYDFSIAATGNYRFWFRVFAANADADSFFWRIDGGNWVMENGRAGNGTWYSVDSSILDNLAAGGHLLEIAYRENGTGLDKFVIQLDSLAAPIGSGPVETIVPAIPGGLTAMAMSSSRVNLAWAPAAGAASYTVKRSTISGPSYISLASGVTATSFDDNTVTAGVTYHYVVTARNVIGESGASTQASITPSAPPVSPEELKAPVIELAGGNARLNLALSVIGHSYQLQYNDNLAVGAWLNHGPSQAGNGGSLNFFMPVDSAARRRFYRLLILQP; encoded by the coding sequence ATGAAAAACCTCAGTTCCGGAAAACAGCTTCTCCGGTGTCTGATCGCGCCACTTGTTGTCCTAGCCCTTCTGTTGGCGAGCGTTCGAACGGATGCCGCGCCGCTGCGGCGGCCGATTTCTCCGAACCAACCGATGTGGCTGGTTCACATTGACACGTGGAACTACCCTGATCCGCAAAAAATCATCGCCCTCATTCCTCCGGACATCCGGCCGTATGTGGTGATGAATATTTCATTGTCGATTAGCCACAACGAGACGACAGGCCAGTTCCAAGTGGCGGAGTATGGCTACGAGGTTGCCAAATCATGGTTGCGCGCCTGCGCCGAACAGCGGATGTGGGTCATGGTCCAGCCGTCGAGCGGAGGCTTCAGCCAATTTTCAGACTTCGACCTTTCCGTATACGAGGAGTTTTACCGGGACTACCCGAACATGATCGGCTTCAACTATGCGGAGCAATTCTGGGGCTATGATAGCCAGACCGATCCGCTTTCCGCAAAATGGAGCGACCGCATCAATCATTTCGCGAACCTGCTGGCACTGAGTAACCGCTACGGTGGCTATCTGGTCGTCAGTTGGTGCGGAAACCAGTGGTCGCCGAGCATCAATCCGATCGCGATGTTGAAGCGCATTCCAGCATTCGCCGCTGCTTGCCGGGACTACACGGAGAACTACATCCTGTGCGAAAAATACACCCAGCAATCCTACCAATCCGACATGGAAAGCATTTGCCTGGGTTCGTGGTTGTCCGGCTACACAGGTCAGTATGGCATGCGCTACGATGATACCGGCTGGACGGACGTCAGCGGGAGCCATGAGAATTTCACCATGGCGACGCAGGGCGCGCCATTTCTCGAACACGTGATGCTCACCGGGCAGACAGTGTTCGATGGTCCCGAGCTAATCTGGACGCAATGCTTTCGTGAACTGTCCGCGGCCGCGACAACCGATGGCTACACCATGAGGCGGTGGGGGACCTATCCGCAGTTCGACAACGTCAGCATCGACCTATTCCGCAAGGTGGTGGATGGCACCGTGCGTATCCCGGGCCGACGGGAGGTCATCGATCGCACAAAGGTGGTCATCATCAACAATGTCAACACCGGCGGCACCGACACCATCTACAGCTCGCCCGATACCCTGTTCGAAGGTCTCTATCGCATGGATGGGGACGGCAACCTGCTGAACAACAAATCATTTTTCAAGAAAACCGGACGCTACCCCACCGTGCCGACCGTCTATCAGCTCGACGATGCCGATGCGAATGCGTTCCAGATAAAAGTCAACCGATCAGCCTACGCGACCCGCTGGCCAGCGGTCTCCAACAAGGTAAACGAATTCAACAGCCTGTTTCCCCAGCAGGCCACCGGCGACCTCTACGCCGGGCGTCACGAGAACGGGTGGGTAATCTACAATCCCTACAAGACCGGCCAAACAGCAAGCGGGAGCATTCCATTCCAGTACAATACCTGCGACCGGATGGCGCTGACCTGCTCCCAATACACTGCAGGGGTCGTGAAGGAATTCGCCGACAAGGTGACCTTCTATCTCAGCAATTACGACAACGTGATCGATACCGGTCTCAAGACCGACACGATCGCGATCCACGGAGCCACCGCCGAGCCTACCTTTACTTGGGCCGACCGTGGCAGTCATCTGACCAGTGTGGTGACGAAAGCCTGGTCGGGTGGTGTTTTCACTCTCACCGTTCAACACAACGGACCGCTCGACATCACGGTGAACTGCGCCGGCACCGCGACCGGAAAACTGGTCCAATTCACTCCCGCTGCCCTCCTTCCTCCAGTTCCCCCGCGGGCCTTCGCCGGGCCACGGCAGTACGAAGCGGAGTGCTTCGACTACAAAGGCATCGCCGGCACGACGAACGGCGGCCAAAACGGCAGCATCCGTAATTATCGTGGGCAAGGCTACCTGAATATCGGCACCAGTGCCACCGCTGCCATCCGGGATACGGTCAGCGTGCTCTCCTCCGGCACCTATCGACTTGAGACGCGATACTCCGTCGTTGGCGCGGACATTGGCACCGTCGATCTTTACGTGAACGGAACCAAGGTGGCGACGCCCGCTTTCACGCAAACACCAACCCTGAGCGATTGGGCTATCCACAAGCAGAACATCTTGCTCAATGCTGGATCAAACATCGTCGAGTTCCGTGCCACCACCACGCGGCCCAGTCCGCTTTACTTCGATGGCATCACAGTGATGCCGACCACATACGGGAACGGTCTGGTGATTCAGGAAAACGAGGCGGGTTTCGGTGGGGTGGATGGCACCATCGAAAGTAGTCGGCCAGGATACACGGGTGCCGGCTTCGCCAACACACAAAATGCCGCGGGAGCAGGCATCGACTGGTGGTTGGATTTCTCGGCTGCGGATACCGCCTCCCTCACTTTCCGCCATTCAGGCGCGGAGCAAAGGGTCGCCGACCTCTACATCAACGGCCTCAAAGTCGTCTCAAGCATCCAATTTCCCGCCACCGGCTCCCAGTCCGCATGGGACCTTGTCACGGTCCACGCGCCGGTGACCGCGGGGTTATCCCGCATAAGGCTTCAGGCGGTGTCCACCTCAGGACTGCCTGAAATCGATTTCCTCGGCGTGGGCGGCGATCAAGCGGCCGGAGAGATCGCACCGCTGGCAGATACCTATGCGCGCGGTGGTAGTTCGGCGGGGATGAACTTCGGAACGGCGACCCAATTGGTGGCGAAATATGATGCGGCCGATGCGAACTTCAGCCGTGTCTCCTACATGAAGTTCGATGTCAGCGGCCTGGCGAATGTTGAAAGCGCCAAGCTCAAGCTCGTGCCCTTCCAGGTGGATGGAGCGACGAATCTCAATTACGAGCGGATCACCGACGATAGTTGGGGCGAAACCCCAATGACATGGAACAACCGCCCCACCGCCGCCGGAACGCTGGCCGCAACCGTGGGCGGATACACGGTCGGCCAGCCGATAGCGGTCGATCTGACAAATGTCGTGAAAAGCGAGGCTGCGGGTGACGGCATCATTTCGTTGCGGATCTCCAACGAAGGCTGGAACTTCGTCGGGTTTCATTCGCGCGAAAGCACCACGGCCGCCTATAGGCCGGTGCTGGCCTATACCGCTGTTCCCACGGTGAGTCCCGGCGCGGTGAAGATGGCTCACCTCCTTCTCGACGATGGCACCGGCCTAACCGCGGCGGATTCCACCGGCAACGGCTGGAACGGAGCACTCGTCAACGGCCCCGCGTGGGTGAGTGGAAGCAACGCGCGGATCAATGGTGCGCTCGCTCTCGGCGGCGGCAGCCATGTCGTATTGCCGTCCGGCATCACGGGTGGTGTCACGGATTTCACCGTCTCGTTCTGGGTGAAGCCCGGCACGCTTTCCAACGGTGCCCGCGTCTTCGACTTCAACGACGGCAGCACCCTGAATCGTATGGATTTCACGCCGCATACGGCGACCGGTACAATGCGATTCGCGCTCACCGTGAATGGCACGACGCAAACGATGGAAGCAACATCCGCTCCGCATTTCACTGTCGGCGTATGGACGCATGTGACCGTAACCTTACGAGAAAACTCCGGAAAGATCTACATCAATGGGTCGGAGGTGGCCGCCAATCCAGCAATGACCATTCGGCCATCGCAACTCGGCGTCACGCCTAACAACTTCATCGGTAAATCCATCGCGTCAACCGATCCGGCCTTCTCCGGAACCGTGGACGATTTCAGGATCTACAAGGGGGCACTCAACGCCTCGGATGTCGGCAAACTCGCGTGGCCGCCTGTGGCACCGAACCTGGCGGCGACGGCTTCCAACGCGAAGGTCACCCTGAGCTGGAATGCGGCAAGCGGTGCAAGCGGCTACATCGTTCAGCGCGCCACCTCCAGCAGCGGGCCCTTTGTCGTGGTCGGCTCTCTGACCGGCACGTCTTTCATCGACACCGCCGTCGTGAATGGCACCTCCTATCACTATTTCGTCACGGCGGGCAACGGCATCAGCGACGGCAGCGCCAGCGCAATCGTGAGCACCACACCCAAGGCCTATCAGGAAACAGGCGGCGTCGTTTCGATGGAAGCGGAGAACGGCAAACTCGGCAACCGCTGGCGTACCACCGCCAACGCCAGCGCGTCGAACAGCGCTTATCTCGAGGTCATTCCCACCTATAATAACATCGGCACCGCCCCTGATGGCGAAACGGGCGAGTTCGTCGCGTCCTACGATTTCAGCATCGCGGCCACCGGCAACTACCGATTCTGGTTCCGCGTGTTCGCCGCCAATGCTGACGCCGATTCGTTCTTCTGGCGGATCGACGGCGGCAACTGGGTGATGGAAAACGGACGCGCTGGAAACGGCACATGGTACTCCGTCGACAGCTCGATTCTGGACAATCTCGCCGCAGGAGGGCACCTGCTGGAGATCGCTTACCGCGAGAATGGTACCGGCCTCGACAAGTTCGTCATCCAGCTCGATAGCCTGGCCGCTCCGATTGGATCCGGCCCTGTCGAGACCATTGTGCCAGCCATCCCTGGAGGCTTGACTGCTATGGCCATGTCGTCCTCGCGGGTGAACCTCGCGTGGGCACCTGCGGCAGGCGCAGCCAGCTACACCGTAAAACGCTCCACCATCAGCGGTCCCAGTTACATCTCTCTGGCCAGCGGTGTGACGGCGACCTCTTTCGACGACAATACGGTTACCGCAGGAGTGACCTACCACTATGTCGTTACGGCAAGAAACGTCATCGGCGAAAGCGGTGCCTCCACACAGGCCAGTATCACACCATCGGCTCCGCCTGTTTCCCCGGAGGAACTGAAGGCGCCCGTCATCGAACTCGCCGGGGGAAATGCTCGCCTAAACTTGGCCCTGTCCGTCATCGGCCACTCCTATCAGCTCCAATACAACGACAACCTCGCCGTCGGCGCTTGGTTAAACCACGGGCCGTCCCAGGCGGGGAACGGAGGTTCCCTGAACTTCTTCATGCCTGTCGATTCCGCCGCGCGACGCCGGTTCTACCGCCTTCTCATCCTTCAGCCATGA